The nucleotide sequence GGCAATCCAGATGTTGTAACTGTACCTAAAAAGTTTGAGGATATTGTAGACAAAAATAAATTAAACGGTAAGTTACTTTATATTTATGAAGAAAAGGAGTAAGCTTTACTCCTTTATTAATTTTTTTGATATATTTACAAGGGTTGATGAAAAAGGTAAGAGCAGTAATGTAGTTATTATATTAAAAAGTGTATGAGCATTTGCGATTTGTCTCGAAGGATTATCTGGTGAAATTAGACTTACAAAGTTATAAAGATAATTTATAAAATAATAAAAGATAATAACTCCACTTATGTTGAATATTATATGGACAAAAGCAGCCTGTTTGCCAGCACGATTAGTTACTAAACTTCCTATTAAAGCATCTATACAGGTACCTATATTTTGTCCTAGTATAATAGGAATAGAAGTTCTGACTGAAATAATGTGAGATGATGCCATAATTTGAAGTATAGCAATTCCGGTACTGCTACTGTGAATAATTGTTGTTATAAGAAATCCTGAGAATATACCTAAAATATCATTAGCACCAATATTTTGTATTAATAAAGAAAGTTTTTTTGTACTATTTGTTAAAGCTATGCTATTTGAAATAATGTCTATACCTAGAAATATCAAAGAAATTCCTATTAATAGTTTGGAAATTATTTTAGTCGAATCTTTTTTTAATAAAGGCATAGTAGTAATTCCAGCCAATAAAAGATATACTGCGTATTTTTTAATATCTATTGCAACGATTTGTGATGTTATAGTAGTACCAATATTTGCTCCCATAATTATAGGTACAGCATTATAAATGCTTATTAGATTACTGTGTACAAGACTAATGACTAATAAAGTTGTAGCACTACTACTTTGAAGTAGTCCAGTTATTATTACTCCTAGTAATACGCCAAGTATTTTATTATTTGTTAATTTATATAGTTTAATCTTAAGCTTTTTTGAGACTATTTTTTCAAATGAAGTAGAAATTATTTTTATGCCTAAAAGAAATAATAAGAGACCTGCACAAATACTTAATAAAATTATTATATAATGTATTTCTTTCAATAACTTCATTTATTCCCTCCAATTAAATTACTAAAACATTATTACAGTTAATATATATGTAGTATTAGATAAGTAAAGTATAAATTTTACTATTAAGATTTAGGGAGGGAATAGTTTGAAAATATTTTTGCTAGATAAAAATAAAATAATAAAAATAATTTTAGTTACATTTTTAGTTATAAGTTCATTGGTTTATACAAATATTGATCAAGATGAAATAATTAGTGTATTTTCGGTAAAACGGGAGCTTCCTATTTATTCTGTTGATACTAATGAAATGAAAATATCAATAAGTTTTGATGCGGCATGGGGAGATCAGTATACAAAGCAAATTTTGGATATACTAGATCAATACAGTGTAAAAACTACATTTTTTCTTGTCGGATTTTGGGTTGATAGATATCCTGATATGGTTAAGGAAATAGCTAGAAGAGGACATGAGATAGGCAATCATTCTACAAATCATCCTCATATGACAAAGTTGAGTCAAACTCAGATTGTTGAAGAATTGAAGAAAACAGAGGATAAAATAAAAAAAATTACAGGACAGCGAACTATTCTTTTTAGACCTCCATTTGGTGATTATAATGATAGACTTATTAGAATTTGCAGAGATAATGGATATTATGTGATTCAATGGGATGTTGATTCTTTAGATTGGAAAGAATTAGGTGTTGAACCAGTAGTAGATCGCGTCTTAAGAAATGTAAAGAAAGGCTCTATAGTATTGTTTCATAATAATGCTAAGTATGTTACTAAGTATCTACCGATTATAATAGAGAAACTTCAAGCTAAAGGATACAAAATAGTGCCAATTTCAGAATTAATCTATAAAGAGGGTTATTATATAGATAATACTGGGAGACAGATGAAAAGAAAAAAATAATTTATGGTGGCATTACTGCCACCATACTGTTTTATGATCTTCCTAAGTTAGAAAAGCGTTTTTCAAAATTCTCCTTAATTTTTTTTACTACATTTTTGCCTGCTTTAGTGGTATCAATTCCCATTTCTTTTGCAATTTCTTCTTTGAAATTATCAAAAGCTTTTCTTGCATTTTCGGAGATTTTATTATTTTTCATATATATCACCTCAATATTATTTTATCCAGAGGTTTTGTTCATTATTAATACAAATACTGGAATATAGAAGCTACAATACATAAAAAGACTAACTAAAGTAAAATATAGAATATATATTTAACTTTTTTAGAAGGAGAGTAACCTATGACAACTGATAAGATAAATATAAAAGATACGATAAATGATTTGAAAGAAGCTAAGGAAGGTTACTATAATTTTATTTATGAAAATATGTTCTTTATAGGAGTTACAGGAATGCAAAGTAAAACAACTATTAGTTTAATTGAACATATTTTAAAATATGCAGGGCTTAAAACGGGAGTAATTAGTTCGAATGGTATAAAGTTTTGCAGTGAATTGATACATAATGTTTTAAACAAAATGACCAAAAATGGAGTTCAAGTTGTTATTGTGGAAGTTTCTTCTGATACATTAGATTATAATAAAATATATGATTTGAAATTTGATATTGCAGTGCATACAAGTATTGAAAATGAATATTCAGGTTGTTTTAGAAAGAGTGAAGATTCTTTTAAAATACAGAAAAAACTATTTTATGAGCTTGATAAAGATAAAATAGCTATAATTAACATAGATGATAGTGATGCTTTGAAATTAATAGAAGGTAATAATAAAGCTTTAGTTGTTACATATGGTTTGAATAATAAAGCGAGTTTAACGGCTTCTAGTATTTCAATAAAGGATTGCATTAATCTTTTCGTTTGCTTACAAAGAAGTCTTACTACGGTTCAAGGGTTAGACATAGATACATTTGAGTTTCCTGTTACTTTAAAACTTTTAGGAGAACATAATATTTACAATGCTCTAGCATCAATAGCAGTAGCTTTATGTTTGAATGTAAGTATTGAAACAATAAAAAAGTCTCTTATTTTGTTTAATGGTATAGAATAAAATCGGCTAGCCTTTCGCTATCTGCTATTCGATTGTCGAAAAGCGACAAGCGGACAGCAAATATCTAGTATCAAGTACCTAGTACCAAGTACCCATACATAAACAAAAGTCTGATATACTATTTGAAAGAATAGTATATATTTTTTTGGAGATTTTGAAGGATTTTTTTATTATTTGTCAAATATAATAAAAAGGATTTTGGTCTATTTAGTTGTATTAAATTTTAATTACTTAAGAAAAAATATCGTACCAGTAAAAACAAAAATATTCATATTATTAATTTGTAGTGAATATTATAGTTGTAGATTAGTCCAAAAAAACGTAAGATATAAAAGGGGAGTGGGAAGCAAATGGTTGATAAGGTTATTCAAACCAATTCAGTTACAATTGTTGGAAAAATAGTTAGTGAACTTGAATTTAGTCATCAAATGTATGGAGAAGGATTTTATACTTTTTATATTGAAGTTCCTAGACTAAGTGAAAATTCAGATGTATTACCAGTTACTATCTCTGAAAGGCTTTTTGTTGGTATAGAGTTAAAACCAGGTGTAGAACTTGTAATTGAAGGGCAATTAAGGTCTTATAATAGGTATTCAGATGGAAGCAACAGACTTTTATTAACAGTTTTTGCAAGAGATATTTACTTGCCTCATGATGAGGAAGAACTTTTAGAACTTAGACGTAAGCCAAATGAAATTTTCTTAGATGGTTATATTTGTAAACAGCCTGTATATAGGACTACACCATTTGGTAGAGAAATCACAGATTTACTTGTTGCGGTAAATAGACCTTATAACAAATCAGATTACATACCTTGTATTGCTTGGGGGAGAAATGCAAGGTTCTCTGAAAAGTTAAGAGTTGGCGATCATGTTAGATTATGGGGAAGAATTCAGAGTAGAGAATATCAAAAGAAGCTTCCTGATGGTGAAGTGCTAAATAAAGTTGCATATGAAGTTTCTATATCAAAGATGGAGTATTTAAAAGATGAAAATAATAGAGAAGGCAAATTAAAAGCTGAATCAGTTTAGAGTTGAAACAAGGCCATTAAGGTCTTGTTTTTTGATATAATTAAGTATATGAAATAAGTATATGAAGAGAAGGAGGGATTTTATGTATTTTAATGTAATTATAGTTGCTATCTTTTTTATAATTTTAATCAGTATTCAATATACTCTCAATAAAATATTATTAGAATTAAGGGGAATAAAAGAAATACTTAATAAGTGTAATTTTAAAAGATAGTAGTCCAGTAGTGAGGGATTAAAATATGAAAAAGTTAATTAAAATACTAGAGAAAACACTGGATTTTTATAATGGGAAGATAGATGAAGATTTGTTAGAGGATATGATTTTAAATTCATTAATATTACTTATTTTAGAAGGATTAAATGCTGAAAGACTATTTTTAAAAGAACCAGAAATTAAAAATATAAAGAATTATGATATATATAAAATATTGAAAAAAGACATAACAAAGGAAATTATTAAAAGTGATTATGTCTTACCAATGGCTTATGAGTATATCATAAGTAGAAAAGAGAAAAAAGAGATGTATGGTATATATTATACTCCTGAATGGCTTGTTAATTATATGGTTGACAGAGCTATTACACAATATATAGAACAAAGAGACAATGTAGATGATTTAAAAATTCTTGAACCAGCATGTGGAAGTGGAATGTTTCTTTTATATATTTTTGATGTATTTTATAAGTGGTATAAGAAGAAATCTAATCTGTCGAGTTTAGAGATTGTTAAAAGAATTGTAGAAAACATTATATATGGAATTGATATTGATGAAAAAGGTATATATTTATGTAAAATCAGTTTACAAATTAAAGTTTATAAATTAATAGGTGAGAAAATAGATTTTGATTTTAATTTATATGATGCTGATTTCCTAAAAAGTAATTATATTGATAACTATAAATTTAGTTATATTATAGGTAATCCACCTTATTTAGAAAATAGAAGAATAAATAAATACTATAACAAAGATTATTTAAAAAACAATTTTTTAACAGCAGTTGGACGATTTGATATATATTCACTTTTCATAGAGAAAGCTATAACAATGCTTTTGGATGATGGAATTTTAGCTTTTATAACTCCAGGTAATATATTGTCTAATAACAATTTTACACCTATAAGAAAAATAATACTTGATAAAACTGAAATTAATGAAATTGTCAATCTCGGAAGTAATATTTTTGACAAAGTAGATATGAATATGGCGATTATTTTTATCAAGAAAAGTCAGAAAAGTTTGAAAACAAATAAAATTCTTTGCAAAAATCTAAAAAATAGTTTTGATATAAAAAAAGATATATTTAAAAATGATTATAAAATAGTAAAACAATTGTATTATTATAATAATCTTAATTATGTATTTGATATTGAATCGTCTAAAGAAGTATTTGAACTAAGACAAAGAATTTATAATACAAATCTTTATAAAATAAACGATTTATGTGAAATTGTTGCAGGAATTGCTACAGGCAATATAAGAAATAAGTTGTTAACTTATGATGCAAATAAGAAAGGTGCTAGAAAAGTTTTAACAGGAAAAGATATTAAGTCATATTATTATAACTGGTCTGGACTTTATGTAATAACGGATAAATCAATAATTAATAAAAAAATGGGAGAATATGCTACATTCATGAGAGAAGAATTTGTGCTTAACCCTAAAATACTGATTAGGCAAACGGCTGATAGATTCATATGTACATACGATGAACAAAAATATTATATTTTAAATACATTATATTCATTGATAGTTAGGGAACAATATAGGAAAGATGTACTTATAAAGTTTATATTAGCTTTATTAAATTCAAAGCTGTATAGTTTTCTCTATAGGTCGCTAGTAATGGAAGAAGGTAAATTATTTCCACAGCTTAAGATATTCCATATTCAACAAAGTCCTTTTAAATTGGTTTCATTGTCTAAACAAGAAGAGTATGTTTTATTGATAGATAAGATAATTTCATTAAAAAAACAGTTATTTGAAAATACCTACAGTGAGTATGACAGATATATAAAACAGATAGAGATTGAATATTTAGTATATAAGTTAGATAGATTAGTATATAATTTATTTAAATTATCAAATTCAGAAATTGAAGAAATAGAAAGAAAAATGGAGAAATCTCCATTAATTTACAGCGAAAGCAATTCAATTAATATTAATAATGCATTGAAAGAATTAAATAAATGTAATGATATAATAAAAATATCAAAAAAATTCAAGATACATCCTTTAGTTTTACTTAACAGAATATTTCTTTAAAAAATCCTTTTTGTATTTAGTATGTCTGATATATTCTTCTTCAGTAATTATTCCATTAGTTTTCATTTTATCGAATATATTAATGAAATTAGTACAAAGCTCTGCAAGCTGTTTTTCAATATCATTAGATTTGCTCTGATATTTCATGACATAGCCCCCATAATTAAATTAATTTAATCTGTTATTCATTATATTCAATGACTTTACTAGTTATCACTTGAATTAAGAAAAAATGTGTGAATAATTTCATAAAAAAATTCACTTGCAACATTCTATTTTATTCTACAAAAAGTGTCAAAATCCTTCTTAAAAATAATTTTTTTAGTAAATTTAACTAATAATTCTTAAATAAAATATAAATTTTATATATATGAGTTTAAAATATTGACAAAATTCAACATATAAATTAGAATAAGTCTTATTAAAACAAAAAAAAGGGGTTGAGTTTCTTGGAAAAGGAATGGAAGGTTCTAATTTCTGAAGAAGAGATTAAAGCTAAAATTAAAGAACTAGGAAAAAAATTAGTGATGACTATAAAGACAAGAAACTTTTAGTAATATCTTTGTTAAAAGGAAGCTTTATATTTACTGCTGATCTAGTTAGATGTATTGAAGTTCCTACTCGTATTGAATTTATGACTACATCTAGTTATGGACATGGAAAAGAAACTTCAGGTAAAGTAGATATACTTAGCGATTTGAATATAGATATAGAAGGATATGATATATTAATAGTTGATGATATAATGGATTCAGGACTTACAATGAAAGTCATTAAAGAGCATTTACTGTCCAAAAATCCTAATTCTGTAAAGTCATGTGTTTTATTAGACAAACCTGAAAGAAGAAAAGCAGATATTACACCAGATTATATTGGTTTTACGATACCTGATGTTTTTGTTGTCGGTTATGGTTTGAACTATGGTGATTATTATAGGAATATACCTCATGTATTTACTTTTGATAGCTAAAGGACAGTCATTAGACTGCCCTTTTTTTATCCTCTTAAATCTTCAAGTATTTTTACTTTATCAATAGTTTTTTCATCTTTTTCTTTAATAACTCTTGCAGGTATACCTGCTACTACTGTATTAGGAGGAACATCTTTTGTTACGACTGAGCCAGCTGCTACAACTGCTCCTTTTCCTATTTTAACTCCTTCTAAAATAACTGCGTTAGCACCTATTAAGACATCATCTTCAATAATTACTGGTGTTTTGCTAGGTGGTTCAAGTACACCGGCTATTACAGCACCTGCACCTACATGTACGTTTTTACCTATTATTCCTCTTGCACCTACAACAGCATTCATATCAATCATAGAATTTTCGCCAATTTCTGCACCTATATTGATTACTGCTCCCATCATAATTACAGCGTTTTTTCCTATGTATACTTTATCTCTGATTATAGCTCCTGGTTCGATTCTTGCTTGAATAGTTTTTGTATCTAAAAGAGGAATTGCTGAATTACGTCTATCTGATTCAATGTGGTAATCTTGAATATATTCTTTATATTTTTCTAAAATAGGTAATATTTCTTCGTAATCGCAGAATACAATTCTGAAATTATCATCTCCAAAGTTTTTTAAGTTATTAAAATCGATTTTGTTCATATTACCTTTCAAGAAAGCTTTTATAGGTGTAACTTTTTTTGCTTCTTTAATGAATTTAGCTATTTCGTAAGGATTTGTTAAATCAAATTTTGAAGTTTTTTTATTTGTGTTATTCATTAGTTTCCAATCCTTTCTATATATTTTTTTCAAGTTATTACTAAGTCATCCATAGAGTAAAGTCCTTTTTCTTTATTTGCTATAAACTTTGCTGCTTTAATAGCTCCTATAGCAAAAATATTTTTTGACATTGCTGTATGCTTTATTTCTATTATTTCATCTAAACCAGCAAAAATTACGGAATGTTCCCCTACGATAGTACCTCCTCTTATTGCATGAATTCCGATTTCATTTTTATTTCTTTTTTCTTTTTTTGTGTATCTTCCAAATACGTATTCTTTAGAATTATTTAACTCTTCATTAATTTTGTTAGCTATCATATAAGCTGTTCCACTTGGAGCATCTACTTTATTATTATGATGCTTCTCTATAATTTCTATATCGAAAGATTCTGCTAAAACTCTAGCTGCTTCTTTGACAAGTTTAATTAGAACATTTACTCCTAAAGACATATTGGAAGAGTAGAATATAGGTATTTTTTTAGATGATTTTTCTATATCTTTATAATCTTTATTAGAAAAACCAGTTGTTGCAATAACAATTGGTAGATTTTTTTCCACGCAATAGTCTAACAAGCCAGGAAGGTAGTAAGGGTTTGAAAAATCAATTACTACATTAGCCTCTCCTTTGAATTCAAAAATATCTTTATAAACAGGATATTTATTTTTATATTTATTTGGAGCTCTGTCAATGCCAGCTACTATCTCTAAATCAGGGTCATTTTCAATTTGCTTTGTAAGAACCTGACCCATTTTACCATTACATCCATTAATGATTATTTTCATAAAAATTACCTCCTTGGAGATAGACCGTAGTTTTTCATTTCTTTGATTAGTTTTTGTAGATTGTCTTCAGACATAGTAGTAAGTGGTAATCTTAATTCACCTACATCCATTCCTAGAAGATTCATTGCAGTTTTAACTGGTATTGGGTTCGTTTCTATAAATAATGCATCTATTAATCCTTTCATTTTTAGCTGAAGTTTTCTTGCGTTATCGATATCTCCATTAAGGTAATACATAACCATATCGTGAGTATCTTTAGGTAAGATGTTAGCTACTACAGAAATTACTCCTTTTCCTCCAAGAGATAGTAAAGGTACTACCATATCATCATTTCCAGAATAAATATAGAAATCTTCAGGACATAATCTAGCTATTTCTGCAACTTGACTTATATTGCCGCTAGCTTCTTTTACAGCTTTAATATTTGGATGTTCTGAAAGCTTAGCTAATGTATTTGGTTTAATGTTTAAACCAGTTCTACCTGGAACATTATATACAATGATAGGAATATTAACTTCATCGGCAATAGTTAAGTAATGCTTGATTAAACCTTCTTGTGTAGTTTTATTATAATATGGAGTGACAATTAAAAGTCCATCTGCTCCAACCTTTTCAGCATAAATACTAAGTTCGATTGCATGTTTAGTATTATTGCTGCCTGTACCAGCTATAACAGGTATTCTTTTATTAACTTTTTCAACTGCGAATTTTATTGTCTGTTTTTGTTCTTCATCAGTCATAGTTGAAGCTTCTCCTGTAGTACCGCATATAATTATTGCATCTGTATGGTTGTCAATATGCCATTCTATTAACTCACCAAGTTTGTCAAAATCAATCTGGCCATTTTTATAAGGTGTAACTAAAGCAACACCAGAGCCTGTGAATAAAGTCATAATATACCCCCCTAAATTTTAATTTAAATTTTTATTTAAACATTAAAGTTGATTGATAAGTAATTCAGCGATTTGTACTGTATTTGTAGCTGCTCCTTTTCTGATATTGTCAGCAACTACCCACAAGTTAATACCGTTTTCAACACTAAAGTCTCTTCTTATTCTACCAACATATACTTCATCTGTTCCCTCGGCATTTATAGGCATAGGATAAACATTATTATTTACATCATCTTGTATAATTACTCCTTTTGCTTCTCTAAGTATTTCATAAATTTCATCTAACTTAAATGAATTTTCGAATTCTAAGTTAACTGATACACTGTGTCCATATCTTACTGGTATTCTGACAGTAGTAGCTGTAATTTTTAAGTTGTAATCATTTAATATTTTTTTAGTTTCTTCTATCATTTTTATTTCTTCTTTAGTATAACCATTTTCTAGAAATACATCGATGTGAGGTAGACAGTTAAATGCGATAGGATGAGGATATTTTTTAGGTTTTTTGCCTTCAAGTCCCATATCCAGATCTTTAATTCCACCTAGACCAGATCCAGAAACTGCTTGATAAGTAGAATACACAATTCTTTTTATTTTAAAAGCATCATGTAGTGGCTTTAGTGGTACTACACATTGTATAGTTGAACAATTTGGATTAGCAATAATTCCTTGGTGCCAACTTATATCATTTGGATTTACTTCAGGAACTATTAGAGGAACTTCTTTGTGCATTCTCCAAGCACTACTGTTATCAACTACAATGACTCCTTTTTCTTTAGCTATAGGTGCAAAATTTTTACTAACTTCGCTGCCTGCTGAAAACAATGCTATATCTATATTGTCATTGAAAGAATCTTTTGTTAATTCTTGAACAGTGTATTCTTTGTCTCTAAATTTAAGTTTTGTACCTTTGGATTTGGAGGAAGCAAATAAGTAAAGATTTTTTACTGGAAAATTTCTTTCTTCTAATATTTTGATAAAGGTTCTTCCAACCATACCTGTTGCGCCTACTATGGCAATGTTAAGTTTTTTCATAAAATCACCTCTAAAATAGATTTATTAAATAATAATTAGGAAGTAAAAAGTGTTATTATTATTATAATATTATTTTATAACAGATTAAGTGCTTAATAAATAGAACTATTTGAATTGAGTAAATAAAAAATATAAAATGGTTATAGAATGTAGGATGTGGAGGGATGAGATGTCAAATAGATTAAATGTAATTGGTGAAGAAATGAAAGCAATAAGGAGAGAGCTACACAAAATACCAGAGACTGGACTTAATGAGCATAAAACTTCTAATTATATAATAGAAAAGCTTGAAAAATATGGATATATTATCGAAAAAGTTGCTGGAACTGGTATAGTAGCTTATAAAAAAGGGAGAGTTTTTAAAAAAGCAATAGCATTTAGAGCAGATATGGATGGGCTAAGAGTTAATGAACAAACAGGTGTGAATTATTCTTCAAATGAAAATGGAATGATGCATGCTTGCGGCCATGATGGCCATATGGCAATTTTGTTGGGATTAGCAAGTTATTTATCAGATTTTGAACTTGAAAGAGATATAATACTTTTATTTCAGCCAGCTGAAGAGGGACCGGGAGGAGCTGAAATAATTGTAAATGAAGGTATTTTAGAAAAATACAATGTAGAATATATTTTTGGGCTTCATATATTACCAGATTTAGAGCAAGGAAAAATAGGAATAACTCCAGGACCAATGATGGCACAAACTGGAGAGTTTGATATTAAGATTACATCTAAGGGTGGACATGGAGCGATGCCACATACAGCTATAGATAGCATATATGTTGCTTCTCAATTAGTAAGTAGCTATCAAAGTATAATTAGTAGGAATATTGAACCTATTGAAGGATGTGTGTTGACGATAGGTAAAATTGAAGGTGGAAAAGCAAGAAATATTATTGCTGATAATGTAAGACTGGAAGGTACAATAAGAGCATTTAATACAGAAGTATATAATAAAATTAAAAAGAGAATGGTAGAAATTAATTTTGGACTAGAAAAAATGTTTAATGTTAATATTTGTATGGAAATAAGGGATATGTATCCGCCAGTCGTAAATGACTATAAACTATTTGAGATTATTAAGGATTTATTTAAGGATGAAATTAAAATAATTAAACCTATGATGATTTCTGAAGACTTTTCATATTATCAAAGAGAAATACCAGGTCTTTTCTTTATGTTGGGTTCAAGAAATGAAAGAAAAGGATTCATACATCCTTTACACAGTTGTTATTTTAATTTTGATGAGGAGATTTTAAAAATAGGATTAGATACTTATTTGAAAATATGCAAATATTTTGGTGTTATAAGTGATTATTAATATTAAGGGGGTCAATTAATGAATAATGAATTAAATGTTGAATCAAAGCTGAATATTTTAGGGACTAACTTGTTCTATCTATTAATAGGAATAATTTTACTTACAATAGGTTCATTGGTACAGAGATGGGATATTTATAAAGGGTTGATAATTACAGAATATATTATTATTTTATTGCCTGCATTGATTTATTTAAAAATTAAAAGACAATCGTTAAGAAAAGTGCTTAGACTTAATAAACTTTCTTTAAAACAGATACTATTAATACCTATTATTGTAATCTTATCATATCCGATTGGTGCATTTTTGAATTTGATAGTTATGATTTTTCTAAGTTTTTTTGGAGAAGTTAAACCTCCACCTATACCAATTCCAAATAATGAAATAGAACTATTAAAAGGTTTTTTTGTTGTAGCATTATCAGCTGGTATTTGTGAAGAAGTAATGTTTAGAGGATTAATAATGAAAGGATATGAAAAATTAGGAAAATGGAAAGCTATTATTTTTTCTGCTGTTTTATTCGGATTATTTCATTTTAATATACAGAATTTATTAGGACCGATTTTTTTAGGTTTATTATTTGGATTTATAGTTTATAAAACGGATTCACTTTATGCATCTATGTTGGCTCATTTTACAAATAATGCGTTGGCTTTATTTTTAGGTTTTATTGTAAATAAATTTAATACAGGTAATACTACGCCAAGCAATGTAACTTTAGATATATCATATACTAAGACTTTAATTTACGGAGCAATTTTTTTGGGAGCTATTTCGTTAGTTGCTGGGACTATAGTTGTTATGCTTCTTAAAAAAATGCCAAGTTCGGATAATTATATAAGTATTTATAATGAAGATTATAAGAAAAGCATGTTAACTTTTGTTGAAAGTATACCTCTAATTGTAATTTTAATAATATATATTATAATTAATGTTTTGAATTTTAGTGTTTAGAAAAAAATATTTATTAAAAGATTTTATTATAATTTCCTATAGTTTACTAAAAATAAATACAAAAAAGTTTAAGGACCTACTTGGGGGGAGTAGGTCCTTATTTAATAAAAATTTATATAAAAGGGGGAGTGGGAAAGTAGTACTTTTTCCGACAACGACAAGTTTAACACTTTTATATATATAAATCAAGAGAAAATATTAAAGTTCTAATTTTCAAAAAATTTATCATGATATAATTTAGAATATTATTCAAAAATATCCACATAATAGACACTAAGGAGGGGTCGATGTGAGCAAAACAAGAAAGAAGAAAAAAATAGAAACTTTAGAGGATAAATTAAAATATGAAATAGCTAGAGAATTAGGGTTATTAGAGAAAATAAAAAAAGTTGGGTGGGCGGGGTTAACAGCTAAGGAAACAGGTCGGATAGGAGGAATGATTACAGTAAAAAAGAAATTAATGAAACGTAAGCTAGAAAAGGAGAAAGAATTGTAATACAATATATTTATGACTCTAAAAAGGGGGGATATTATGCATAGTTATAAGGACTTTGCATATTTGTATGATAAGTTGATGGATGATGTGGATTATAAAAAATGGTTTGAGTATATATTGAGGATATTAAAGAAACTAGAAATTACCCCTAAAAAGGTTCTTGAGCTTGCTTGTGGAACAGGGAATTTTACTAGGTATTTGTGTGATAGTGGTTATGATGTTACTTGTTTTGAT is from Caloranaerobacter sp. TR13 and encodes:
- a CDS encoding small, acid-soluble spore protein, alpha/beta type, with amino-acid sequence MSKTRKKKKIETLEDKLKYEIARELGLLEKIKKVGWAGLTAKETGRIGGMITVKKKLMKRKLEKEKEL